The following proteins come from a genomic window of Mariniflexile sp. TRM1-10:
- a CDS encoding D-2-hydroxyacid dehydrogenase — MKVLANDGISKSGIEALEKGGFEVITTTVAQEQLANYINEKQISVLLVRSATTVRKDLIDACPSIKIIGRGGVGMDNIDVDYAISKGLHVINTPASSSHSVAELVFGHFYGLARFLHNSNRDMPLEGDVSFGKLKKAYAKGVELKGKTLGVLGFGRIGQATAKVALGAGMKVIAFDPFIEKANLELEFFDGQKVNFDIKTISKEDVLKQADFITLHVPAQKEYVIGAPEFEIMKKGVFIANAARGGVVDEAALVTAIESGKVAGAALDVFENEPKPEIQLLMNAGLSLTPHTGAATNEAQDRIGTELAEQIINLLK, encoded by the coding sequence ATGAAAGTATTAGCAAACGACGGTATTTCAAAAAGTGGTATTGAAGCCCTTGAAAAAGGTGGTTTTGAAGTGATTACAACAACCGTAGCACAAGAGCAACTAGCGAACTATATAAACGAAAAACAAATTAGTGTTTTATTGGTGCGCAGTGCAACAACAGTACGTAAAGATTTAATTGACGCGTGTCCAAGCATTAAAATCATTGGACGTGGTGGTGTTGGTATGGATAACATCGATGTTGATTATGCTATAAGCAAAGGTTTACACGTTATTAATACCCCTGCTTCTTCGTCACATTCCGTTGCCGAATTGGTATTTGGACATTTTTACGGATTGGCACGTTTTTTACATAACTCAAACAGAGACATGCCTCTTGAAGGCGATGTTAGCTTTGGTAAATTAAAGAAAGCATACGCTAAAGGTGTGGAACTTAAAGGAAAAACCTTGGGTGTTTTAGGTTTTGGACGTATTGGTCAAGCAACAGCAAAAGTAGCTTTAGGAGCTGGCATGAAAGTCATTGCTTTCGATCCGTTTATTGAAAAAGCTAATTTGGAATTAGAATTTTTTGACGGACAAAAAGTAAACTTCGATATAAAAACCATTTCTAAAGAAGACGTTTTAAAACAAGCTGATTTTATTACCTTACATGTACCTGCCCAAAAAGAGTATGTTATTGGTGCACCAGAGTTCGAAATAATGAAAAAAGGCGTATTTATTGCCAATGCTGCTCGTGGTGGTGTGGTTGATGAAGCTGCTTTAGTAACTGCTATTGAAAGCGGAAAAGTAGCTGGTGCTGCATTAGACGTTTTTGAAAACGAACCAAAACCGGAAATTCAATTATTAATGAATGCTGGCCTATCGTTAACACCACATACTGGTGCTGCTACCAACGAAGCGCAAGACAGAATTGGTACTGAGTTAGCTGAACAAATAATAAATCTTTTAAAATAG
- a CDS encoding DUF6146 family protein produces the protein MKSIIYILLICGFAISCNTTKSTTANKNEKQENAKLSDTVTISNDELEYEIIIIEPGFNSWLVSMAKPEGFYSQQYLENRNLIYVNEWNNRVLQPQRYNPNLYEMQIDYQPDIDYGYEVNYKLYNYFIYFQLTYNQRLGPFVPRI, from the coding sequence ATGAAGTCTATCATATACATCCTGCTAATTTGTGGTTTTGCCATAAGCTGCAATACGACAAAGTCCACGACAGCTAACAAAAATGAAAAACAGGAAAACGCGAAGCTTAGTGATACGGTTACCATTTCCAATGATGAATTGGAATACGAAATCATCATCATCGAACCCGGTTTTAACTCCTGGTTAGTCAGTATGGCAAAGCCCGAAGGCTTCTATTCCCAACAATATCTGGAAAACAGAAACTTAATTTATGTAAACGAATGGAATAATCGTGTGTTACAACCACAAAGATATAACCCCAATTTATATGAAATGCAAATTGATTATCAGCCTGATATAGACTATGGGTATGAGGTTAATTACAAGTTGTATAATTACTTTATTTATTTTCAGCTGACTTACAATCAAAGATTAGGACCATTTGTTCCTAGAATTTAA
- a CDS encoding DUF6787 family protein — protein sequence MEKLKERWGIEQNWEIIVILIVFAITGSTASYIGKPILNYLNITTESFGSFGYWVTRIVLLFIMYQFMLVFFGWLFGQYKFFWNFEKKMLRRIGLKRLVG from the coding sequence GTGGAAAAATTAAAAGAACGTTGGGGTATTGAACAGAATTGGGAAATTATTGTGATACTAATCGTATTTGCCATAACAGGTTCAACCGCATCATATATAGGAAAACCTATCCTAAATTATTTAAACATTACTACTGAAAGTTTTGGATCTTTTGGATATTGGGTAACACGTATTGTTTTACTATTCATCATGTACCAATTTATGCTGGTCTTTTTTGGTTGGCTATTTGGACAATATAAGTTTTTCTGGAATTTTGAAAAAAAGATGTTAAGACGCATTGGCTTAAAACGCTTAGTAGGTTAA
- a CDS encoding TonB-dependent receptor: MRILFNVLLFLAITNLYAQNSIKGTVTDATTNQGIPYANIYLSELEKGTYTNENGDFLLENLPSGNRKIVVSILGYETKSINILIPTTNSLTISLTPTAIEMQAVIVSTPFHKLQSENVMKVEHQTIANLKANGAVNLADGITNIAGVESVTTGLSIGKPVIRGLSSNRVLVYAQGVRLENQQFGDEHGLGLSDSGIESVEVIKGPASLLYGSDALGGVLYINPEKFAQSNTSNADFNGNYFSNTQGFSTNAGYKSSDDHFKFLFRGSLTEHADYKTNTYRVTNTRFKEQDFKAGIGYQKEDFKTEFRYNVNHSKLGIPEEIGEQSTSKTPLLPFQDITNHVFSSKSSVFFNDSRLDINLGYIYNDRKEFEEHHHEEEGEEEEHEEELEDENEILEAALHMKLKTANYDVKYNLPKLGKFETIVGIQGMNQVNTNYGEEQLIPNATTNDFGVLATSHIHFEKADVQLGARFDNRTIDVATGLQKNFNSFNGALGLKTDIAKKVTARINLATGFRAPNLSELTSDGSHEGTNRYEIGNENLESEQNFQTDIALEFKNEHVEFFVNGFYNTINNYIYLSPNGESIDGDPVFVYLQNDANLYGGEVGLHIHPHPLDWLHMESSFETVTGKQTDDSYLPLIPANSVTNILRVEFERPWLKKAYSFVKLTTTFNQNNASAFETNTAGYSLLSAGLGGSFNLFKNEATVTLSGTNLTNKTYVNHLSRLKPDGIFNMGRNINIGLTYNL, encoded by the coding sequence ATGCGAATACTATTTAATGTATTGCTATTTCTAGCAATTACAAACCTATATGCCCAAAACTCAATAAAAGGCACTGTTACAGATGCTACAACAAATCAAGGAATACCGTATGCTAACATCTACCTTTCAGAGCTTGAAAAAGGGACATATACCAATGAAAATGGTGACTTTCTATTAGAAAATTTGCCCTCAGGAAATCGTAAAATAGTCGTTTCTATTTTAGGTTACGAAACAAAATCCATAAACATCTTAATTCCAACAACAAACAGCCTAACAATAAGCCTAACACCTACAGCAATTGAAATGCAAGCGGTTATTGTATCTACACCATTTCACAAACTACAAAGTGAAAACGTCATGAAAGTAGAACACCAAACCATCGCTAATTTAAAAGCCAATGGTGCTGTAAATTTAGCCGATGGTATTACCAATATTGCCGGCGTAGAAAGCGTTACAACAGGTTTAAGTATAGGTAAACCCGTTATTCGTGGGTTAAGTTCTAACCGCGTTTTGGTTTATGCCCAAGGGGTTCGATTGGAAAACCAACAATTTGGTGACGAGCACGGTTTGGGACTTAGCGATTCGGGCATTGAAAGCGTCGAGGTTATAAAAGGACCTGCTTCCCTACTCTATGGTAGTGATGCACTTGGTGGCGTACTCTATATAAACCCTGAAAAGTTCGCCCAAAGCAACACTTCAAATGCCGATTTTAATGGCAACTACTTTAGCAATACACAAGGTTTTAGCACCAATGCTGGCTATAAATCATCAGACGATCATTTTAAGTTTTTATTCAGAGGAAGCTTAACCGAACACGCCGATTATAAAACAAACACATACCGAGTGACCAACACGCGCTTTAAAGAACAAGATTTTAAAGCAGGGATAGGCTACCAAAAAGAAGATTTTAAAACTGAGTTTCGCTATAATGTAAACCATTCCAAATTAGGAATACCAGAAGAAATTGGCGAACAATCTACTAGCAAAACACCTTTGCTTCCGTTTCAAGACATTACAAACCATGTGTTTAGCTCAAAATCATCTGTGTTTTTTAATGATTCACGTTTGGATATAAATTTGGGCTATATCTATAACGACAGAAAAGAGTTTGAAGAACACCACCATGAAGAAGAAGGCGAAGAAGAAGAACATGAAGAAGAACTTGAGGACGAAAATGAAATATTGGAAGCTGCCCTTCACATGAAGTTGAAAACAGCTAATTACGACGTTAAATACAACCTACCAAAACTAGGGAAATTTGAAACCATTGTGGGCATCCAAGGGATGAACCAAGTAAACACCAATTACGGTGAAGAACAGTTAATACCCAATGCTACCACAAACGATTTTGGAGTTTTAGCAACCTCACATATCCATTTTGAAAAAGCAGATGTGCAATTGGGTGCTCGATTTGATAACCGAACTATTGATGTAGCAACTGGTTTACAAAAAAACTTTAATAGCTTTAATGGTGCTTTGGGTTTAAAAACAGATATCGCAAAAAAAGTAACCGCAAGAATAAATTTAGCAACAGGCTTTAGAGCACCAAACCTATCTGAACTAACGTCTGACGGTTCCCATGAAGGTACAAACCGTTACGAAATTGGAAACGAAAATTTAGAAAGTGAGCAAAACTTTCAAACGGATATTGCTTTGGAATTCAAAAACGAACATGTTGAGTTTTTTGTGAACGGGTTTTACAACACAATTAATAATTACATTTACCTGTCACCTAACGGAGAAAGCATTGATGGCGATCCTGTGTTTGTCTATCTACAAAATGACGCAAATTTATATGGTGGTGAAGTTGGATTGCACATCCACCCACATCCTTTAGATTGGCTACACATGGAGTCTAGTTTTGAAACCGTTACCGGAAAACAAACAGATGATAGCTATTTGCCCTTAATTCCTGCAAACTCAGTAACCAATATTTTAAGAGTTGAATTTGAAAGACCTTGGCTAAAAAAAGCCTATTCGTTCGTAAAATTAACCACAACATTTAACCAAAATAACGCAAGTGCTTTTGAAACCAATACTGCTGGCTACAGCTTGTTAAGTGCCGGATTGGGTGGTAGTTTCAACCTATTTAAAAACGAAGCTACTGTAACTTTGTCGGGAACTAATTTAACTAACAAAACCTATGTAAATCATCTGTCACGTTTAAAACCAGATGGTATTTTTAATATGGGTCGAAATATAAATATTGGATTAACTTATAATTTGTAA
- the folE gene encoding GTP cyclohydrolase I FolE, producing MPYKNFEEFNMQVPDEVTDRYKNIIKDLGENTERDGLLKTPERAAKAMQFLTQGYHQDPVEILKSAMFKESYNEMVIVKDIELYSLCEHHMLPFFGKAHIAYIPNGHIVGLSKLPRVVDVFARRLQVQERLTEQILDCINDTLKPQGVAVVIEASHMCMMMRGVQKQNSVTTTSGFRGQFEKNETRNEFLKLIGK from the coding sequence ATGCCATATAAAAATTTTGAAGAATTCAACATGCAGGTTCCCGATGAAGTGACAGACAGGTATAAAAATATTATTAAAGACTTGGGGGAAAATACCGAGCGTGATGGTTTGCTAAAAACCCCAGAACGTGCCGCCAAAGCCATGCAGTTTTTAACGCAAGGGTATCATCAAGATCCTGTTGAAATTCTTAAAAGTGCCATGTTTAAAGAGAGCTATAACGAAATGGTTATTGTAAAAGATATTGAGTTGTATTCACTTTGCGAACATCATATGCTGCCATTTTTTGGAAAAGCACATATTGCCTATATACCAAACGGACATATCGTGGGGTTAAGCAAATTACCCAGGGTTGTCGATGTGTTTGCACGCCGTTTACAAGTACAGGAGCGCTTAACCGAGCAGATTTTAGACTGTATAAACGATACTTTAAAGCCCCAAGGCGTTGCTGTAGTTATTGAAGCGTCGCACATGTGTATGATGATGCGCGGTGTGCAAAAGCAAAATTCGGTAACCACTACATCAGGATTTAGAGGGCAATTTGAAAAAAACGAAACCAGAAACGAGTTTTTAAAACTGATAGGGAAGTAG
- a CDS encoding ABC transporter ATP-binding protein, whose amino-acid sequence MIQAKNIHKFYKDLEVLKGVDIHVQKGEVVSIVGASGAGKTTLLQILGTLDRASSKEPYELTINNVSINGLNDKALAKFRNEHIGFIFQFHQLLPEFTALENACLPAFIKGTKKADAEKRAKELLDFLGLSHRYNHKPNELSGGEQQRVAVARALINNPDLIFADEPSGNLDSESAENLHSLFFKLRDEFGQTFVIVTHNEELANLADRKLVMVDGKITNN is encoded by the coding sequence ATGATTCAAGCAAAAAACATTCATAAATTTTATAAGGATTTAGAAGTTCTTAAGGGCGTAGACATTCATGTACAAAAAGGAGAGGTTGTTTCTATTGTAGGAGCTTCAGGTGCTGGAAAAACAACCTTACTGCAAATTTTGGGTACTTTAGACAGAGCTTCTTCCAAAGAACCTTACGAACTTACTATTAACAATGTTAGCATTAACGGACTTAACGATAAAGCTTTAGCAAAGTTTAGAAACGAACATATTGGTTTTATTTTTCAATTTCACCAATTACTACCTGAGTTCACTGCCTTAGAGAACGCTTGCTTACCCGCTTTTATAAAAGGCACCAAAAAGGCCGATGCCGAAAAACGTGCTAAAGAATTATTGGATTTTTTAGGATTATCACACCGGTACAATCATAAACCAAACGAACTTTCCGGTGGCGAACAACAACGTGTTGCCGTAGCCAGAGCGCTTATAAATAATCCTGATTTAATTTTTGCTGATGAACCTTCTGGTAATTTAGATAGCGAATCTGCAGAAAATCTACACAGCTTGTTTTTTAAACTACGTGATGAATTCGGGCAAACCTTTGTGATTGTAACACACAATGAAGAACTTGCCAATTTAGCTGATAGGAAGTTAGTCATGGTTGATGGGAAAATAACCAATAACTAA
- a CDS encoding PepSY-associated TM helix domain-containing protein, producing MAYKKNILWLHKILGLVTGVVVFIVAITGCCWAFKEEIESLYVDDYTVEIQNAPILTPTEVKTIGNSVFPNNTIHGSIFNNSNEAIEIIFYDAKPEFYQSVFLNPYTGDVMHIENHLSGFFSFILKGHMRLWFPKDIGEQIVGTSILIFILIIISGFILWVPKKRKNLKQRLKFMWKPTTRWKRKNFDLHAIVGFYICSLALILAFTGTIISYNWMKYVVYKAAGGEKVPQFIIPENESKTVNLDSETLAIDNLIVKLKNELPNAVSYELHYPQNDSSSVYVEVSNSKGVFYDTDFRFYDQNTLEELETPGVYGKYSDTKVAEKILRMNYDIHIGAIGGLPGKIIAFLVSLLTATLPVTGFLLWYGRKYKKEKPVKITDEK from the coding sequence ATGGCATATAAAAAAAACATTCTTTGGCTTCATAAAATTTTAGGATTAGTAACGGGTGTTGTTGTTTTTATTGTGGCTATTACAGGCTGTTGTTGGGCTTTTAAAGAGGAAATTGAAAGTCTATATGTAGATGATTATACAGTTGAAATACAAAATGCACCTATTTTAACACCAACAGAAGTTAAAACGATAGGCAATTCAGTTTTTCCCAACAATACCATACACGGAAGCATTTTCAATAATAGTAATGAAGCCATTGAAATTATTTTTTATGACGCGAAGCCTGAGTTTTATCAAAGTGTATTTTTAAATCCGTACACAGGAGATGTTATGCATATTGAGAACCATCTTTCTGGGTTTTTCTCTTTTATTTTAAAAGGGCACATGCGATTATGGTTTCCAAAAGATATTGGCGAGCAAATTGTTGGGACATCGATTTTAATTTTCATCTTAATCATCATTTCTGGGTTTATTTTATGGGTTCCTAAAAAGCGTAAAAACCTAAAACAGCGTTTAAAATTTATGTGGAAACCAACAACGAGGTGGAAACGTAAAAATTTCGATTTGCATGCTATTGTTGGATTTTACATCTGTTCGCTTGCACTCATTTTGGCATTTACAGGCACTATTATTTCTTATAATTGGATGAAGTATGTTGTATACAAAGCGGCAGGAGGTGAAAAAGTACCTCAGTTTATCATTCCAGAGAATGAAAGTAAAACGGTAAATTTAGATAGTGAAACGTTAGCGATTGATAATTTAATCGTGAAGCTTAAAAACGAATTGCCAAATGCCGTGAGTTACGAATTGCACTATCCCCAAAACGATTCGTCAAGCGTGTATGTTGAAGTATCAAATAGTAAAGGTGTTTTTTATGATACCGATTTTCGGTTTTACGATCAAAATACCCTTGAAGAATTAGAAACACCTGGTGTTTACGGTAAATACAGCGATACCAAAGTCGCTGAGAAAATATTGCGTATGAACTACGATATACACATTGGTGCTATAGGTGGATTACCTGGTAAAATTATAGCATTTCTAGTTAGTTTACTTACGGCAACCTTACCAGTAACAGGCTTTCTTTTATGGTATGGCAGAAAATATAAAAAGGAAAAACCTGTAAAAATTACCGATGAAAAGTAA
- a CDS encoding TonB-dependent receptor: MKKQLTIILFFTLNILGFSQSGTVKGIIKDYNDTSLFGVNVSVKTTTKGTQTNESGIFEISGIKDGNYVLAISYLGFKTKEVAFTLNSNETTDLGTITLYEGDEILDEIVINGNRTNKFSRKETAYVSKLALKDIENTQVYSTITNELLQSQVVTNFDDALKNAAGVENLWTSTGRGGDGAGYYSLRGFSVQPELVNGLPGLTNGTINPANIERIEVVKGPSATLFGNSVTSYGGLINVVTKKPYVGNGGELSFTSGTYGLNQVTGDFNTALDKENNIYFRLNTSYATEQSFQDAGFRKSFFVAPSLSYKVSNKLSFSFYGEITQAEQTNPTFLFLNRSEPTEAANLKELNYNNKLSFTSNDLSLENPTQNYRIQMDYKLSDTWQSQTLLSKSSTSTKGYYTYLFDYLVLGGNTFSRFLNKQNANTQTTDFQQNFIGDFKIASLRNRMVVGLDYFNATETNNSTGYAFYGNVTPQGDTSGDNPFTPDVETDSYPLSTSAVDAVLASQAIGNAKSKYHIYSVYASNVLNFTQSFSAMIGLRLDRFDNEGSLANPDDDYDQTTFSPKFGLLFQPILNKLSLFANYQNGFKNVAPALVGDPGTGPQTLKTFNPEQANQLEFGVKTNLFNSRLNATVSYYDIKVTDRVITDPDSPFNKIQGGEVVSRGFEIEINANPVNGLNIRGGFSNNYSETTKSDNANILNRRPLEAGPRNLYNLWANYEFQEGSLDGFGLGLGMNGASDRFAINYASTGEFVLPSYTIANTSIFYAADKYTISLKLNNAFNKEYYKGWSTINPQAPRTLLANVTYRF; encoded by the coding sequence ATGAAAAAACAACTGACCATTATTCTTTTTTTTACCTTAAATATTTTGGGATTTTCGCAAAGTGGAACCGTTAAAGGCATTATAAAGGATTATAATGACACCTCGCTATTTGGTGTTAATGTTAGTGTCAAAACCACTACAAAAGGTACACAAACCAACGAGTCTGGAATTTTTGAAATTTCTGGAATTAAAGATGGAAATTATGTACTTGCTATTTCTTACTTAGGGTTTAAAACGAAGGAAGTAGCTTTTACATTAAACTCGAATGAAACGACCGATTTAGGAACTATCACCCTTTATGAGGGTGACGAAATTTTAGATGAAATTGTTATTAACGGAAATAGAACCAATAAGTTTTCAAGAAAAGAAACGGCTTACGTGTCTAAATTAGCATTAAAAGATATTGAAAACACACAGGTATATAGTACCATTACAAACGAATTGTTACAATCGCAAGTAGTTACAAACTTTGATGATGCTCTTAAAAATGCAGCTGGTGTTGAAAATTTATGGACATCAACTGGTCGTGGTGGCGATGGTGCGGGCTATTATTCGTTGCGGGGTTTTTCAGTACAACCAGAATTGGTAAATGGTTTACCCGGTTTAACAAACGGTACTATTAACCCTGCTAATATTGAGCGCATTGAGGTAGTAAAAGGACCATCTGCAACCTTATTTGGTAATTCGGTAACGTCTTATGGAGGTTTAATAAACGTAGTTACCAAAAAACCTTATGTAGGTAATGGTGGCGAACTATCATTTACTTCGGGGACTTATGGTTTAAACCAAGTTACGGGTGATTTTAATACGGCTTTAGATAAAGAGAATAACATCTATTTCAGGTTAAACACATCGTATGCTACCGAGCAAAGTTTTCAAGATGCGGGCTTTAGAAAATCGTTTTTTGTAGCACCGTCACTTTCATATAAAGTAAGCAATAAATTATCGTTTTCATTTTATGGGGAAATTACGCAAGCGGAACAAACAAACCCAACGTTTTTATTCTTAAACAGAAGTGAGCCAACCGAAGCCGCAAATCTTAAAGAATTAAATTATAACAATAAACTGTCTTTTACAAGTAATGATTTATCTCTTGAAAACCCAACTCAGAACTATAGAATCCAAATGGATTACAAATTATCTGATACTTGGCAATCACAAACATTGCTTTCAAAAAGTTCTACTTCAACAAAAGGTTATTATACTTATTTGTTTGATTATCTTGTTTTGGGGGGTAATACATTTTCACGTTTCTTAAACAAGCAAAATGCAAATACGCAAACAACAGACTTTCAACAAAACTTTATAGGCGATTTTAAAATAGCTTCATTAAGAAACAGAATGGTTGTGGGTCTAGATTATTTTAATGCTACCGAAACGAATAACAGTACAGGTTATGCATTTTATGGAAATGTGACACCACAAGGTGATACAAGTGGCGATAATCCGTTTACTCCTGATGTTGAAACAGACAGCTATCCATTATCTACCTCAGCAGTTGATGCTGTTTTAGCTTCACAAGCTATTGGAAATGCAAAATCCAAATACCACATTTATAGTGTTTATGCATCAAACGTTTTAAACTTCACCCAAAGTTTTTCAGCCATGATAGGGCTTCGTTTAGATAGATTTGATAATGAAGGCAGTTTAGCAAACCCAGACGATGATTATGACCAAACTACATTTTCGCCAAAATTCGGATTATTATTTCAGCCCATTTTAAACAAACTATCACTGTTTGCCAATTACCAAAATGGCTTTAAAAATGTGGCTCCAGCTTTAGTAGGTGACCCAGGTACAGGTCCACAAACACTAAAAACATTCAATCCAGAGCAAGCTAATCAGTTAGAGTTTGGTGTTAAAACAAATCTTTTCAATAGCAGGTTAAATGCAACGGTAAGTTATTACGATATTAAAGTAACCGATAGGGTTATTACAGACCCAGATTCACCCTTCAATAAAATTCAAGGAGGCGAAGTGGTAAGTAGAGGCTTTGAAATAGAAATTAACGCAAATCCAGTGAATGGTTTAAATATAAGAGGAGGGTTTAGCAATAACTATAGTGAAACCACAAAATCCGATAATGCAAATATTTTAAACAGAAGACCTTTGGAAGCTGGTCCAAGAAACCTATATAATTTATGGGCAAATTATGAATTCCAAGAAGGAAGTTTAGACGGATTTGGTTTAGGTTTAGGAATGAATGGTGCTAGCGATCGTTTTGCTATTAATTATGCATCAACAGGTGAGTTTGTTTTACCAAGCTATACCATTGCAAATACCTCTATTTTTTATGCAGCCGACAAGTACACTATCAGTCTTAAATTGAATAATGCATTCAATAAAGAATATTATAAAGGTTGGTCTACCATCAATCCGCAAGCACCACGAACCTTATTGGCAAATGTTACTTATAGATTTTAA
- a CDS encoding TIGR02757 family protein, whose amino-acid sequence MNKKELKDFLDGKVAQYNHPRFIESDPIQIPHQFSIKEDIEIAGFLTATIAWGNRKSIINNAKRLMEFLDNSPFDFVMNHTETDLEKLYSFVHRTFNSDDSIQFIKCLRNIYINHNGLETVFAKHAEKESLQTSISKFKTIFFEVEHLQRTQKHVSDPLKNSAAKRINMFLRWMVRNDKAGVDFGIWNSLSPAQLSCPLDVHSGNVARKLGLLTRKQNDAKALLELDTALRTFDANDPVKYDFALFGLGVFEGF is encoded by the coding sequence TTGAATAAAAAAGAACTAAAAGACTTTCTAGATGGTAAAGTAGCACAGTACAACCATCCACGTTTTATTGAAAGCGACCCCATTCAAATTCCGCATCAATTTTCGATAAAAGAAGATATTGAAATTGCGGGGTTTTTAACTGCTACCATAGCTTGGGGAAACCGAAAAAGCATTATTAATAATGCGAAACGGCTCATGGAGTTTCTTGATAATTCTCCTTTTGATTTTGTAATGAATCATACTGAAACCGATTTAGAAAAGCTGTACTCTTTTGTACATAGAACTTTTAATAGTGATGATTCTATACAGTTTATAAAATGCCTAAGAAACATTTATATAAACCATAACGGTTTGGAAACTGTATTTGCTAAACATGCCGAAAAAGAGTCACTTCAAACATCTATCTCCAAATTTAAAACCATTTTTTTTGAAGTTGAACATTTACAAAGAACCCAAAAACACGTTAGCGACCCGTTAAAAAATTCGGCAGCTAAGCGTATAAACATGTTTTTACGTTGGATGGTGAGAAACGATAAAGCTGGGGTTGATTTTGGTATTTGGAACAGCCTCTCCCCTGCTCAATTATCATGTCCGTTAGATGTCCATTCGGGTAATGTGGCGAGGAAATTGGGTTTACTTACCCGAAAACAAAATGATGCCAAAGCATTATTGGAATTAGATACGGCTTTAAGAACCTTTGATGCCAACGATCCGGTTAAATACGATTTTGCTTTGTTTGGTTTGGGGGTGTTTGAGGGGTTTTAA